From one Mangrovibacterium diazotrophicum genomic stretch:
- a CDS encoding DUF4097 family beta strand repeat-containing protein, whose amino-acid sequence MKNTGRRVFLILMLSLAGIYAATAQYTETRKLRKAFKVTSETNIEISNKYGTIEVATWQKDSVAIEIKMYVEEKKMAKLEKSLDNIDFDFTNTTHYLVARTITDKNKSQLESELKRFKETLLQNDGSVEINYKVWLPATNSLKLENKFGDIYLSDYNGPLNIDLSNGKLKAHDLLKKATITLNFGGATINSLPDGNINSNYSDVYIKQSGKLNLSSKSSEIELIESQNLFGDSRRDKFRIRELQRIDLQADFSDFRISNLRERANLRLNYGDVEMEKIEANFNDIYIDCRSTDVNLYFTPQSNFNFEIKQTKSDVSLDPIFNVSEKTETDEKEQTVLMHGFFSKKSEGGDKLKLTTNGGSIRLRTY is encoded by the coding sequence ATGAAAAATACAGGTCGTAGGGTATTTCTGATTTTGATGTTGAGTTTAGCCGGTATTTACGCGGCAACGGCTCAATATACCGAAACACGAAAATTGCGAAAGGCTTTTAAAGTGACGTCGGAAACAAATATTGAAATCTCGAATAAATACGGAACAATAGAAGTGGCAACCTGGCAAAAGGATTCGGTTGCGATTGAGATAAAAATGTATGTCGAAGAAAAGAAGATGGCTAAGCTTGAAAAGTCGTTGGATAACATCGACTTCGACTTTACAAACACCACCCACTACCTGGTTGCCCGAACAATTACTGATAAAAATAAATCGCAACTCGAAAGTGAGTTGAAGCGTTTTAAAGAGACCTTGCTGCAAAACGATGGGAGTGTGGAGATCAATTACAAGGTTTGGCTGCCCGCTACCAATTCGCTGAAGCTTGAGAATAAATTCGGCGACATTTATTTGAGTGATTATAATGGCCCACTCAATATAGACCTGAGCAACGGCAAGCTGAAAGCACACGACCTGTTGAAGAAAGCCACAATTACGCTGAATTTTGGAGGGGCAACCATCAACAGCCTGCCCGATGGAAACATCAACTCGAATTACAGCGATGTCTATATCAAACAGTCCGGGAAATTGAATCTGTCGAGCAAATCGTCGGAGATTGAGCTGATTGAAAGCCAGAATCTGTTTGGCGATTCCCGGCGGGATAAATTCCGGATCAGGGAGCTCCAGCGAATTGATCTGCAGGCAGACTTTTCTGATTTTCGGATCTCAAATCTGCGGGAACGGGCGAACCTGCGACTGAACTACGGTGACGTGGAAATGGAAAAGATTGAAGCCAATTTCAATGACATCTATATCGATTGCCGGTCAACCGATGTCAACCTGTATTTCACACCACAATCGAATTTCAATTTCGAGATCAAGCAAACGAAATCCGATGTGAGTCTGGATCCAATCTTCAACGTATCTGAAAAAACAGAGACGGATGAAAAGGAACAGACGGTGCTGATGCACGGATTCTTCTCTAAGAAATCGGAGGGAGGAGATAAGCTCAAATTAACCACGAACGGCGGAAGTATCCGGCTGAGAACTTACTAG
- a CDS encoding head GIN domain-containing protein codes for MKTMKIKLGMFFAVLLVGLVACDDDFGIVGNGRPETETRSARYFNELSSSGSFNVYVSQGEERSIEITAESNLLPYIETDFDGDRLRIRTLGMHTLHETYPINIYLVTPDLEELVLSGSGRIETESFAADQFSVVVSGSGEIVTSVNADELDAVISGSGKIFLEGACGEAEMGISGSGIIDAYDLAAGDCKVVVSGSGSAWVNVEDNLDVRISGSGNVHYINFPYVTSSTSGSGQVINEN; via the coding sequence ATGAAAACAATGAAAATTAAACTAGGAATGTTCTTCGCGGTTCTTTTGGTTGGCTTGGTCGCTTGTGACGATGATTTTGGAATTGTAGGCAATGGCAGGCCGGAAACAGAAACCCGCAGTGCCCGGTATTTTAACGAGCTGAGCTCTTCCGGATCTTTTAATGTGTATGTCTCGCAAGGGGAGGAACGATCGATTGAGATCACGGCAGAATCGAACCTGTTGCCCTACATCGAAACTGATTTTGATGGCGATCGTTTGCGGATTAGAACGCTTGGCATGCACACTTTGCACGAAACCTACCCGATCAATATTTATTTGGTTACGCCGGATCTTGAAGAGTTGGTGCTAAGTGGTTCCGGCAGAATTGAAACGGAGAGTTTCGCTGCTGATCAGTTTTCAGTTGTGGTTTCGGGTTCCGGGGAGATCGTCACTTCGGTTAATGCCGATGAGTTGGATGCTGTTATCTCAGGTTCCGGAAAGATTTTTCTCGAAGGGGCTTGTGGCGAAGCGGAGATGGGAATCAGTGGTTCGGGTATTATTGACGCCTACGATTTGGCAGCAGGTGACTGTAAAGTGGTGGTCTCCGGGTCGGGTAGTGCTTGGGTGAATGTTGAAGACAATCTGGATGTGCGGATTTCGGGCAGCGGGAATGTGCATTACATCAATTTCCCCTATGTAACTTCCAGTACTTCGGGTAGCGGACAAGTGATTAACGAGAACTAA
- a CDS encoding RluA family pseudouridine synthase, producing MQVIYEDNHLIAVNKACGEIVQGDKTGDEPLIDKVKAYIKKKYDKPGDVYLGSPHRLDRPTSGIVLFARTSKALTRLNEMFQDKTAIKKTYWAVVDVLPEEMEGTLEHYLWKDEVKNKSFASVKKKKGAKLCSLSYVHKASLNRFHLLEVNLETGRHHQIRAQLLTIGCHIKGDLKYGAERSNPDGGIHLHARKLEFMHPVKKEMLTIVAKPPKGDPIWDELIQIKDL from the coding sequence ATGCAAGTAATATACGAAGATAACCACCTGATAGCTGTCAATAAGGCTTGCGGTGAAATTGTACAGGGTGACAAAACCGGCGACGAACCCCTGATTGATAAGGTGAAAGCCTACATCAAAAAGAAGTATGACAAACCCGGTGATGTTTACCTGGGATCGCCACACCGCCTCGACCGCCCAACCAGCGGGATTGTGCTTTTTGCACGAACCAGCAAAGCGTTGACTCGTTTGAACGAAATGTTCCAGGATAAAACGGCCATCAAAAAAACCTACTGGGCCGTTGTTGATGTGCTGCCCGAAGAAATGGAAGGCACACTGGAACACTACCTGTGGAAAGACGAGGTGAAGAATAAAAGTTTTGCATCAGTTAAAAAGAAAAAAGGTGCCAAACTTTGTTCGCTCAGCTACGTGCACAAAGCAAGCTTGAATCGTTTTCACTTGCTCGAAGTTAATTTGGAAACTGGTCGTCATCACCAGATCCGGGCGCAATTGCTGACCATTGGCTGTCACATTAAAGGTGACCTGAAATATGGCGCAGAACGAAGTAACCCCGACGGTGGTATTCACCTGCATGCCCGAAAACTGGAGTTCATGCACCCGGTAAAAAAAGAAATGCTCACCATCGTGGCCAAGCCACCAAAGGGTGACCCGATTTGGGATGAGCTGATCCAGATCAAAGATTTGTAA
- the panB gene encoding 3-methyl-2-oxobutanoate hydroxymethyltransferase, with amino-acid sequence MSVHKEVKRVTTHVLSAMKLRGEKISMLTSYDYSMAKLVDQAGCDVILVGDSASNVMAGNETTLPMTLDQMIYHGSSVRKAVNRALVVVDLPFGTYQGNSKEALHSAIRIMKETAADAVKLEGGKEIIESVDRILTAGIPVMGHLGLMPQSINRYGTYSVRAKEEEEANKLIEDAKLLEEAGCFAVVLEKIPAELGKKVAEMLTIPVIGIGAGNGVDGQVLVIHDMLGITQEFSPRFLRRYLNLAEEIKGAVAQYVDDVKSKDFPNDREQY; translated from the coding sequence ATGTCAGTACATAAAGAAGTAAAGCGGGTCACAACTCATGTTTTATCGGCGATGAAACTGAGAGGTGAAAAAATTTCCATGTTAACCAGCTACGATTACAGTATGGCAAAACTGGTTGATCAGGCTGGATGCGATGTCATTCTGGTAGGCGACTCTGCCTCGAATGTCATGGCTGGAAATGAAACAACCCTTCCAATGACGCTGGACCAGATGATTTACCACGGAAGCTCGGTGCGCAAAGCCGTAAACCGTGCCTTGGTCGTGGTTGACCTTCCGTTTGGTACCTACCAGGGAAACAGTAAAGAAGCGTTACACTCGGCCATTCGCATCATGAAAGAAACAGCTGCCGATGCTGTAAAACTGGAAGGTGGAAAAGAAATCATCGAATCTGTTGATCGTATTTTGACAGCCGGTATTCCGGTCATGGGACACCTGGGGTTGATGCCGCAATCGATTAACCGTTACGGAACTTACTCGGTTAGAGCGAAAGAAGAAGAAGAAGCCAACAAACTGATTGAAGACGCCAAACTGCTGGAAGAAGCCGGTTGTTTTGCCGTTGTGCTGGAAAAAATCCCGGCAGAACTTGGTAAAAAAGTAGCTGAAATGTTGACCATCCCGGTTATTGGTATTGGTGCCGGTAACGGTGTCGATGGACAAGTGTTGGTAATTCACGATATGTTGGGTATTACCCAGGAATTCTCACCACGCTTCCTGCGTCGCTACCTCAACCTGGCAGAGGAAATTAAAGGAGCGGTGGCTCAATATGTGGACGATGTCAAATCAAAAGACTTCCCCAACGACCGGGAACAATATTGA
- the dnaK gene encoding molecular chaperone DnaK codes for MGKIIGIDLGTTNSCVAVMEGNEPVVIPNSEGKRTTPSIVAFVDGGERKIGDPAKRQAITNPHKTIYSIKRFMGEGFSNVNKEVSRVPYTVVQGDNNTPRVQIDDRKYSPQEISAMVLQKMKKTAEDYLGQEVTEAVITVPAYFNDAQRQATKEAGEIAGLTVRRIINEPTAASLAYGLDKMHKDMKVAVFDLGGGTFDISILELGDGVFEVKSTDGDTHLGGDDFDQVIIDWLAQEFLNEEGLDLRKDPMALQRLKEAAEKAKIELSSSTSTEINLPYIMPVNGIPKHLVKSLSRAKFEQLADTLINATMEPCRKALKNAGMTAADIDEVILVGGSTRIPAIQEKVQQFFGKAPSKGVNPDEVVAVGAAIQGGVLTGEVKDVLLLDVTPLSLGIETMGGVMTKLIEANTTIPTKKSETFTTAADNQPSVEIHVLQGERPMANGNKTIGRFHLDGIPAARRGVPQIEVTFDIDANGILHVGAKDKATGKSQSIRIEASSGLSDDEIKRMRDEAAANADADKAAREKVDKLNQADSMIFNTEKQLAEFGDKLPADKKAPIEAALNKLKEAHKNQDVAGIDAATAELNEVFQAASQEMYNAQQGQPNGQAGPDAGAQGGGAQGGSKASQDGEVTDVDFEEVK; via the coding sequence ATGGGAAAAATTATTGGAATCGACTTAGGTACAACCAACTCTTGCGTTGCCGTAATGGAAGGTAACGAGCCGGTTGTAATCCCGAATAGCGAAGGAAAACGCACTACTCCGTCAATTGTAGCTTTTGTAGACGGCGGAGAACGTAAAATTGGTGATCCTGCAAAACGTCAGGCAATCACAAACCCTCACAAAACGATTTATTCTATTAAACGTTTTATGGGTGAAGGTTTTTCAAATGTAAACAAAGAAGTTTCACGCGTACCTTATACAGTAGTACAAGGTGACAACAATACACCTCGTGTACAGATCGACGATCGCAAATATTCTCCGCAGGAGATCTCGGCAATGGTACTTCAGAAAATGAAGAAAACTGCTGAAGATTATTTGGGTCAGGAAGTTACTGAAGCGGTAATTACCGTTCCGGCTTACTTTAACGATGCGCAACGTCAGGCAACAAAAGAAGCTGGTGAGATCGCCGGTCTGACAGTTCGTCGTATCATCAACGAGCCGACTGCCGCTTCATTGGCTTACGGTTTGGACAAGATGCACAAAGACATGAAAGTGGCTGTGTTCGACTTAGGTGGTGGTACTTTCGATATCTCGATCCTGGAATTGGGCGACGGTGTGTTCGAAGTAAAATCAACCGACGGTGACACGCACTTGGGTGGTGACGACTTTGACCAGGTAATTATTGACTGGTTGGCACAAGAGTTCCTGAACGAAGAAGGTTTGGATCTGCGTAAAGACCCGATGGCTTTGCAACGTTTGAAAGAAGCTGCAGAAAAAGCAAAAATCGAGTTGTCGAGCTCAACTTCTACTGAGATCAACTTGCCCTATATTATGCCGGTGAATGGTATTCCAAAACACTTGGTGAAATCATTGAGCCGTGCCAAATTCGAGCAATTGGCTGATACGTTGATCAACGCAACAATGGAGCCTTGCCGTAAAGCATTGAAAAATGCCGGTATGACAGCAGCTGATATCGACGAAGTAATTCTGGTTGGTGGTTCAACCCGTATTCCTGCAATTCAGGAAAAAGTGCAACAGTTTTTCGGAAAAGCGCCTTCAAAAGGTGTTAACCCGGACGAAGTTGTGGCTGTGGGTGCCGCAATCCAGGGTGGTGTATTGACAGGTGAAGTAAAAGACGTGTTGTTGTTGGATGTTACCCCGCTTTCATTGGGTATTGAAACCATGGGTGGCGTGATGACCAAATTGATCGAAGCCAACACAACGATCCCGACTAAAAAATCGGAAACATTTACAACTGCTGCCGATAACCAGCCTTCAGTAGAGATTCACGTTCTGCAAGGTGAGCGCCCAATGGCAAACGGTAACAAAACAATTGGCCGTTTCCACCTGGATGGTATTCCTGCTGCTCGCCGTGGAGTTCCTCAAATTGAAGTGACCTTCGATATTGATGCCAACGGTATCCTTCACGTAGGTGCAAAAGATAAAGCGACTGGTAAGTCTCAGTCAATCCGAATCGAAGCTTCTTCCGGTTTGAGCGACGATGAAATCAAACGCATGCGCGACGAAGCAGCAGCAAACGCTGACGCTGACAAAGCTGCACGCGAGAAAGTTGATAAACTGAACCAGGCTGACAGTATGATCTTCAATACAGAGAAACAATTGGCTGAGTTTGGCGACAAACTTCCGGCAGATAAGAAAGCGCCGATTGAAGCTGCTTTGAACAAACTGAAAGAAGCACATAAAAATCAGGATGTCGCCGGTATCGACGCTGCAACAGCAGAATTGAACGAGGTATTCCAGGCTGCTTCTCAGGAAATGTACAACGCTCAGCAAGGGCAGCCAAACGGCCAGGCAGGACCTGATGCCGGTGCTCAGGGCGGTGGTGCACAAGGCGGATCGAAAGCTTCACAAGACGGTGAAGTAACCGATGTGGACTTTGAAGAAGTAAAATAA
- a CDS encoding UpxY family transcription antiterminator, whose translation MNWYVIYVRGRYEKKVLALLKSRQVECFLPLTREVRQWTDRKKVIEEPLIRGYLFVRIDYRNYYGILQLPGVLNFVCFEKQPAIVPDYQIEDLKIFARETSLKLEVSSEAIRKGKFIRVIEGPFCGVVGEIIQLRGKRKIVVRIKALGCSILAELGKNEVAPYAQSEAVVA comes from the coding sequence ATGAATTGGTACGTGATTTATGTAAGAGGAAGATATGAGAAGAAGGTATTGGCTTTGCTGAAGAGTCGGCAGGTAGAATGCTTTCTCCCTTTAACCCGGGAAGTGCGTCAATGGACCGATCGCAAAAAGGTCATTGAAGAGCCGCTGATCCGGGGATACCTGTTTGTACGTATCGACTACCGAAATTACTATGGCATACTCCAATTGCCCGGCGTGCTCAATTTTGTGTGTTTTGAGAAACAACCGGCAATTGTTCCGGACTACCAAATTGAAGATTTGAAAATTTTCGCCCGTGAAACCAGTCTCAAACTGGAGGTCAGCTCCGAAGCAATTCGCAAAGGAAAGTTCATTCGTGTAATCGAAGGGCCTTTTTGCGGGGTCGTTGGCGAAATCATTCAACTCCGGGGTAAACGAAAAATCGTTGTTCGGATCAAAGCACTTGGATGCAGTATTTTAGCCGAATTGGGTAAAAATGAAGTCGCACCCTATGCCCAATCTGAAGCTGTTGTTGCTTAA